GCCGCTATGGATCTTGCTCCCTTTGGCATTAACGTGAATGTCATTTGTCCAGGAAATGTGTTTTCCACCCCCATGTGGGATCTCCTGGATAAAGAGTATTCCCGGAAACTGGGTGTATCTCCCGATCAGGTCCGCAAGATGTATGTAGAGAAAGTGCCGCTGGGACGGGGATGCACGGTGGACGATGTGGCGAATGTCGCCGTCTTTCTCGCTTCCTCCTTGTCTGATTACATGACCGGTCAGGCCATCAACCTCACCGGTGGACAGGAGGTCCATTAAACTGAAAAAGATCGGCCTCATCGTAAATCCGGCCTCCGGAAAAGACATCAGGCGTCTGGTGGCCCAAGGGGCGGTTTTTGGAAACCGTGAAAAAATAAACTACCTTCTGCGCATCTTGCGAGGACTCGACGGCATCCTTTACTCTCCAGTGGCGGTTGTCTATATGCCCGACCCTTATGGACTGGTCGAAGTGGCCCGGGATGAGGGCCGACATTGGTTGAAACACCTGGTTTTTCACGCTTGCCCGATGACCGTTTTCGGCGATGAGCAGGACACTCTTACCTTTACCGAGTACGCCGTCCGGGAGCAAGGTGTGGAGTTGATTCTGGTGGTCGGGGGAGACGGCACCAACCGGTTGGTGGCTAAAAAAAGCGGAACGACACCCCTTTTCCCAGTGTCTGCGGGGACCAACAATGTGTTTGCCGATACGATCGAACCAACCGTTGTGGGCATGGCGGCCGCTTACTATCTAACCGGACAGATGAAAGGAAACGGAGTCCTACAGCGACAGAAAATCCTGCGGATAGAAAAGGACGATATGCTCCAGGATGCGGCGCTGGTAGATGCTGTCCTGCTCTCCACCAGGGAACGGGGCGCCCGGGCAGTCTGGGACGTTGCGCCCATTCGTCTGGTCGCGGTGACCCATACCGACCCGTTGAAAATTGGGCTCAGTACCCTGGTCGGCCGGGTAGCTGATGTCCCCGCCTCGGAAAAACGTGGAGCGTTCGTCCGTTTAGGGAAAACCGGAAAACGTGTTTCGGTGCCTATTGCCCCGGGTTTACTCCAAACGGTGTACGTCGGTGAATTCGGCTATTTGGATATCGGAGAACGGATCGCCCTGGACGGGGAGATGGGGATAATCGCTCTGGACGGAGAAAGAGAAGTACTGGTTCGCCGGAACGAGCGGTGGTCGATTGTCCTTGACGACAGCGGTCCGGTCAAGGCCAACATTTCCGAAATCATGAAAGCGGGTGAACTTGGCCGCCTACCCCAATCCGGGTTGGTACCCGTTTGAAAGAACGTAGCTTCTTTACCTTGCGAGTGACTGGAATTAATACGGGAGAACCAATAGGACAATAAAAGATGATTTTGCTGCAAAAACTCATTTCAGCGAGGCCGCGTTGCCATCAGCAACGCCTCATCTGGCATTTTCTCGCACGCATCAATGACCACGTCTGGTTACAGTGATGCTGAAAAGGCTGTCCTTGGCCTTTTTGCTGCGAAAATGCGGTGATTTCGGCGGCTGGTTTAGGCAGCTTAGGCCCAGGCTTCCTTCGTTCTTTTGCAGCAGAATTACTTATTGCAGTAGAATCAAATATTAACCGGAAAGGAGAGTCGCAGGTGGCTAAAAGCGTGATTATGCCCAAACTGGGCTTGACAATGGAAGAGGGCGTGATCAACAGATGGCTGGTAAAGGAAGGTGATCAGGTCGAAAAAGGGGACGTATTGTTCGAAGTCGAAACTGACAAAGTCAATATGGAGGTTGAGTCACCGGCCTCAGGCGTGCTGTTGAAGATCATACATCGGGAAGGAGAAACAATTCCGATCACCCAGACAGTAGCGTACATCGGTAAAAAAGGTGAAGCTTTGCCGGAGAGGGTATCGGATGGCGGAATTTCCCCGCCGGAACCCGGGAAAGCGGTGGAACAAATTTCGAAAACGGCCGCATCCGGTGCCGACCGGGCTCTTTCGCTAACCGGGGAAGTAACGACGGCCACTTCCGGCTCCAGTCGGATGAAAGTGTCGCCTTTAGCCAGAAAACTCGCTCAACAATATGAAATAGACCTCAGCAAAATCTCCGGAACCGGTCCCGGGGGGCGGATCGTCAAGGATGATGTGGAGCGGGCCCAAGAGGCACGACGGGAGGTTCCCGGGTTGACCGTACCTTCCCGGGTTGAAGGGGTACAACCGGAAACGGTGGTGGCGCGGAATCAGGAAGCGGTGCCGCTGTCCAGAATGCGCCGGACCATTGCCAACCGGATGCTGGAAAGTACCCAGAATAAACCTCACTTTTTCGTTCGCCAGGAAATCTATGCCGAAGAACTGGTCCACCTGCGGGACCGCCTGTTACCAGTAATTGAAAAACATAACGGTCAGCGGGTTTCCTACACCGATATCATCATTAAGATGGCGGCCCGGGCCCTCCTGGAATTCCCGATGGTCAACGCCTATTTTACCGGTGACGCAATTCAGATGAACTCCTCCGTTCATATCGGACTGGCTGTGGCTCTCGACCAGGGACTGATTGTCCCGGTTATTCGCGATGCAGACAAGAAGGGGCTGGCTGATATTACAGCGGCGGTTCGGGATCTCTCGGCCCGGGCCCGCGACGGCAAACTCCTACCCGAAGAGATCAGTGGGGGCACCTTTACGGTGAGTAACCTTGGGATGTACGGTGTCGATGATTTCTCCGCGGTGATCAACCCACCGGAGTCAGCGATTCTGGCCTGTGGGGCGATCAGGAAGAAACCGTATTTTGATGGCGCAACGATCGTGCCGGCTCATCTTTTCACCTTGACCCTTTCTGCCGATCACCGGATTGTGGATGGAGCTGTGGCGGCACATTTCATGCAGTTTTTGAAAACCTTGCTGGAAGAGCCTTTAACCCTGCTTGTATAAAACCCAGTGACGTTACCGGAAGGCCGGGGAAAGGGAATGACTTGAAAAGGAAGGTGGAGGCGCAGTGCGTACTTTTTTGGGAATCGATGTGGGAACGACTGGGTGCAAAGCCCTCGTGGTCGATGAATCGGGGGAGCTGCTAGCCGCCGCTTCATCGGAGTATCCCCTCTACACTCCCCGCCCGAATTGGGCGGAACAAAATCCCGGTGACTGGTGGCAGGGAACGCTGTCCGCCCTCCGGGCAGCGTTGAGTCAACAGGGGATCGAGCCGGCCGGTGTACAGGGAATCGGATTGACTGGACAGATGCATGGTTCGGTGTTTCTCGATGAGAGAGGAGCGGTTCTCCGGCCGGCGATCTTGTGGTGTGATCAGCGGACGGCTATGGAGTGCCGGGAAATCACCGAGATTATTGGGCATGAGCGGATCATGGAAATTAACTGTAACCCGGTCCTGGCGGGTTTTCAGGCGCCGAAAATCCTCTGGGTCAAAAACAACGAACCGGAAATATTTCAAAAAATAGCCCGGGTTCTCCTGCCCAAAGACTACATCCGTTATTGCCTGACCGGCGACTTTGCCACCGACGTGTCTGATGCTTCCGGGACGTCGCTTTTCGATGTACCGGGGCGCCGCTGGTCCACCGAGATGATCGAGGGACTGGGGTTCCAGGCCAACTGGTTCCCGGCTTGCTTCGAATCACCGGAAATAACCGGTGTGGTTCGCCGGGACCTTGCCCTCACCCTCGGTCTTCCACCGGACATCCCGGTCGTAGCCGGCGGGGGAGACAACGCGGCAGGAGCGATCGGCACCGGAATCGTCAGCGCCGGTCTGGTCTCGGCAAGCCTGGGAACTTCGGGGGTGGTATTTGCGTTCAGCGACGAAGTGAAGGTGGATTTGAAAGGAAGGGTCCATACCTTTTGTCATGCCGTTCCCGGGAAATGGCACGTGATGGGAGTGATGCTGTCCGCCGGAGGATCGTTCCGCTGGTTTCGGGATGTTTTGGGGATGGAGGAAAAGAACCTGTCCACCCTCCTGGCGAAGGATGGGTATGAAATACTTACATCAGAAGCCGCCTTGGCTCCGGTCGGCAGCGAGGGGCTCATTTTTTTGCCCTATCTGACCGGAGAGCGGACACCACATGCCGATCCCTATGCCCGGGGGGTGTTTTTCGGTCTCAGCCTCAAACATCGCAAGAATGAACTGGTTCGCTCAGTGCTGGAGGGGGTTACCTTTGGGATGCGGGATTCCTTTGAAATTATCAGGGAAATGGGGATTCCGGTCGAAGAGGTCCGGGCGATCGGCGGAGGGGCCAAGAGCTCTTTCTGGCGCCAGTTGCAGGCGGATATTTACCAGGTTCCTCTCCAGACGGTGAAGGTTGACGAGGGCCCTGCTTTTGGAGCGGCATTGCTCGCGGCGGTGGGAACCGGAGCGTTTTCCTCGGTGGAAGAAGCCTGCCGGCAAGCCGTGTCCACCATTGATCAAATACTTCCCGATCAAACGAAAACCCGGATTTATGAAGATATTTACCGGATTTATCGGGACCTTTATCCGGCATTGAAGGGATTCTATCGGCGGGTATCCGATCTGGAGAGTTGGTAGTGGTGGTTCGCAAGTGATTTATCGAGGTGAATATTGTGGATAATAAAGCCATTAGTCTTGGTGAATTGCTCATCGATTTTGTTTCGACGGAAAATGGGGTCACCCTGAAAGACGCACCGGGATTCGAAAAGGCTCCCGGCGGTGCACCGGCCAACGTCGCAGTGAGCATAGCCAAACTCGGTATTGCGTCTTATTTTATCGGTAAAGTCGGTAAAGATGCGTTCGGGGATTTTCTGAGGGAAACCCTGGAGCTTTACGGCGTCAATACCCAGTTTCTCTCTACGACCGGGAAAGCGAAAACGACGTTGGCCTTTGTCTCCCTAACCGAAGAGGGAGAACGGGATTTTGTTTTTTACCGGGATCCGGGAGCGGACATGCTTCTCGATCAGGGCGATATCCAGGAAGATTGTTTTTCCGGATCAGGCGTGTTTCACTTTGGGTCGATCACTATGACTCACGAGCCTTCGCACAGTGCGACGTTCAAGGCCATTACGCTTGCGCGGAAATATGGATATCTCCTTTCTTATGACCCTAATCTCAGACCAGCGTTATGGAAAAACACCGGTGATGCCCGGGAAAAGATACGTCGGGGATTGGAGTATTGCGACTTGGTCAAGTTGAATGAAGAGGAAACCTGTTTTATTGCCGATACCCATAACCTTGACGAGGCGATCCGTTTCATTCGCAGCCGCTACGATCCACCTCTTCTGGCCATTACCATGGGTCGGGACGGATCGATGCTTTACTACCGAGATCAACTGATCCGTGCGAATGGTTTCCCGGTCAAGTCGGTGGACACCACTGGCGCCGGGGACGGTTTTGTAGGTGGTTTGGTCAGTTCACTCGCCCCGTTCTGGAATAAAATCCGGGATCGACAGGATGTGCCCGAGGAAACGCTTCGTTTCGCTGTCCGGTACGCCAATGCGGTCGGTGCGCTGACGACCCTGAAGAAAGGGGCTATTCCGGCTCTGCCCACGAGAGATGAGGTCGAACTCTTTATCAGGGAAAACACTCTGTGATTCATGTTTTATGCCTGAATCCGGCCCTTGACCATCTCCTGATCATAAATGAGCTTTATCTCGATGCGGTTAACCGGGCAGCTTGGTCGATATCCACTCCGGGAGGCAAGGGAATCAATGTCGCCCGGGCGATCAAGACAGTCGGTGGTGAGCCCCTCCTCCATCTTTTTCTGGGCGGAATGATCGGCCGGAAGATCGGCCGGGCGCTTAACAAAGAAATAATTTCTTTTCGGGCCTGGCCGGTAGAGGGGGAGACCAGAATTACCACCGTGCTCCATGAAAGGTTGCAGAAAAGGCATACTGTGATTAATGTGCCCGGCCCCCCGGTTCGTCTGTCGGTCATCGATCGGTTTTACCGGTTTCTTGACGAAATAATGATGGAGGGTGATTACCTGGTCCTTTCCGGATCGTTGTCCCCGGGGATGCGCCGCGATCTGTATGGGTGCCTGATGGAGATGTCTACACAAAAAAAGGTGCTTTCCATACTCGACAGTTCTGGAGATGCCTTCAAATGGGCTTTTCATTTTGCTCCGTTTATGATAAAACCTAATGTTGAAGAGGCTCAGGAGGCGCTTGGTTTCCCGATCCGATCTTTGCCGGACAAAGTCCGGGCTGTTCGTGAGTTCCGCCAAAAAGGCGTCGCCTTGGTTGTTCTTTCCGATGGACCCCGGGGATTGGTTGTCGGGTGGGAATCAGGTGTCTTTTTCGTGTCGTGGCCGGAGGAGGTGAAGGGAGGGGAATATTATATCGGATCTGGAGACAGCATGGTTGGTGCTCTGGTTGAAAGGCTTTCCCGGGGACTTTCGGTCTGCGAGGCCGTCCGGTTCGCCGCGGCCTGCGGCCTGGCCAATACATTTAGCCCGGGAGCCGGTTTCTTCGACATGAACCTGGCCGACCGTCTGTATCGCGGGATCACCATGACACCTGTCACTGGATGTGAAAGGAGTGTTCCGGATGGAAGTAATCATTAGAGGCGAGAATATTGATGTACAAGATAAAATGAGGGACTATGTAACCGGGAAGCTGACGAAACTCGAGCGTTTTTTCCACCGCTTGATCGACACAACCGTGACCTTTCGCTTGGAAAGAGGACGGGTGAAGGCGGAAGCAATGACCACGGCCAGCGGGATCGTAATTCGGGGGGAAGGAATTGGACCAGACTGGCGCAGCGCTTTTGATATGGTTGTGGATAAGCTGGAACGTCAGATCAAGAAGTACAAAGGGAAACTCGAGGGGAGGGGAGCGTTGCGGGCCGGGGAAGTCTTTGCCCTTGGAACGGAGAAATCTTTATTGTCCTCTCCGAGCGAAGAGGACACCCGGGTTGGCGAAGTGGTGCGTACCAAGAAATTCGTTCTTCGACCGATAAGCATGGAAGATGCGGTGTTGCAAATGGAAATGCTCGGTCACAGTTTCTTTATCTATAAGGATATGGATCAAGACAAAGTTCAGGTGCTTTATAAAAGGAGTGACGGTGATTACGGCTTGATTGATCCGGTATACTGAAAAAGCGAGGTGACCCCGCTGAGGAGCCATGGAAAACCCTGTGGACCTAAAAGCGATCGAAAGTTCTATCGAGAATATAGATGGTGTGGTCAATGTTCGGGTCATGGGTGATGGGGGCGTTATTAGCGAAATCCACGTCCTTTCCAACCGGAGCAAGCCTCCCCGATTGTTGGCCCGGGACATTGAGACCCTGTTGCATGCCCGGTATAATCTTGATGTAGACCATAAAAAAATCAGTATTGTGAGCTTTGACCTGGAGGGGAGTAAAAGAAAGGAACCAAACGGAGAGTTACTGCGTCCGGTTTTATGGAGCCTGGGTTGGAAGAGGAATCGCGCCGGGGTGAGTGCCGAGGTGGAAATTAGGCTGGGCGAAAAGACGTTCCGGACTGAAGTGGCGGAGGACCATCCAAAAGCGTCCGATCGGATTGCGCTGGCAGGTGAGGCAGTTCTCCGTTGTATCAATGACTTGATGGGGGGGCGTTTTTTTACCTTGCGCGGGATATCCACTCACAGCTTTTCGGGATGCGATGTCGTGCTTGTTGTTGTTGACTATCGCTTCCCCGATGGAGAGATGGGTATCCTGACTGGAGCCGCAGTAGTCAAGGATGATCTTTTCGAATCGGCGGCCCGAGGAACTCTTGATGCCCTGAACCGAAAAATCCTTGTCCATCTGGAAAGCGTTTGAGAGGAGTGGGGTGGAACCGGGGAATATCTTTTTCAGCGGAGCTATTTCCCATCTCATAAACCAGCGGAACGAGATGGAGAATCAGCGAAGGAGGATGTTACCATGGCAAAGATCGTCAGTGTCCTGCTTGGCCTTCTGGCCATAGTCCTGGCAAGCGGCGCCGGTTTTTCCTGGAGGTAGCAACCGTTACTGCATCCATAAGATATCTCCCGGTCCACCCCGGGAAACAGAATGGACGGTCTCGTAAAAAAATGGATTTTCCCCTGTTTCGTTTATGGGGTTATTGCCCTTGGTGTTCTTATCTTTGGGTTGTCTGTTTGGTATTTGGATGTCTCACAGGTTTCACTGCCCCTCTTTGTCACTTTTCTACTGATTACCTTCATTTCCGAGATCATGCCGATCCACCTTCCCTACGGTACCGCTATTTCCGTGAGTTTTGCCGTGGTGTATGCCGCTATTCTTCTGGTTTCTCCCCTATTCGCCGCCTTGGTGGCCTTTGGGGGTATGACCCTGGGGACTATCACCGGAGGCTTGAAAAAGGCGCTTTTCAACGGTTCCCAATTCGCCCTGTCGGCCTTTGCTTCCGGTCTGGTGTTCCAGTATCTGCGCGGATATCAGTTTCATTGGGATACCTTCGTTTTTTACGGAGCGGTTTTTTCTTCGATTATAATCTTTTTCCTTTGTAACGTTCTTTTAATCATCGCCGTGGTATCCATGTCCAGCGGGACAGCGGTGAGGACTCTTTGGCGGCAAAACATCAACGGAATCATTATCCAGTATTTTGCCATGTTTCCCTTTTCGTTGTTGCTTGCCCTCATCTATACCAACATTGGATACTGGGGGGTTGTCCTTTTTTTCATTCCGCTCATGGTCGCCCGGTATTCCTTCAAGCTTTATGCCGATACCAAGAAAAGTCAGCTGGCTCTTTTGCGAGCCCTGACGGCGGCAATCGATGCCAAAGATCCCTACACCCGCGGTCATTCAGCCCGGGTAGCGGAACTTTCCCTGGCCATAGCCGAGAAAATCCGCCTCTCGAATCGGGGGCGGGAAATGCTCGAATACGCTTCACTCCTTCATGACGTGGGGAAGATCGGGATTAACGATTCAATTTTAAGTAAATCGAGCGGTTTAGACGATGAAGAATACCTGGTGGTCAAAGAGCATCCAGTGATCGGTGAGGAAATCATAAGCGAAGTAGATTTCCTCAGGGAAGCGGCTCGTTTCGTCCGTGCCCATCACGAGCGATGTGACGGATCCGGCTATCCCGACCGGAAACGTGGCAGCGAGATTCCGCTCGAAGCACGCATACTGGCGGTTACCGATGTTTTTGATGCTTTGACCTCGGACCGGCCCTACCGAAAAGCCTACCCTGTTGAGGAAGCCCTGCGGATAATGAACAATGATGAACGCTCATTTTACGATGCGGAAGTGCTCGAAGCGCTTTATGTCGTATTGGAGGACGTAAGAAACCATCAATGATGCTGGCTGATTTTATTATTTATGGGATCCTGGCCGGTTGGGTCACGGGAGGCAAGCTCGGCTATCTAAAACAGATCAAAATGCCTTTTTTTTGGCTGATCATTGTCGGGTTTCTGGTTCGTTATGTCGTGTTGGCGCTTTTCCCCGCTGATTTTATCTGGTTGACCTTAGTGGGAATGAGCGTTGTATTTATTGCTACAACGCTCTCATATCGGTTACCCGGCATGCTCCTGATTGCCGCTGGAACGATGTGTAATATTGCGGTCATGGCGGTCAACCAGGGACGGATGCCGGTATCCCTCCCCCTTGCCCGTCAACTGGGCCTTGGAGCCTTGGTCGAGCGTTTCTATGCCGGTCATTTTCCGGATTATGTCGCAATGACGAGCGCAACCCCTCTGGCGTGGCTCGGTGACATAGTTCCTTATTACTCCCTCTTGTATGTTCAGCCGTTTGTTGTGAGTATCGGTGACTACCTTTTGGGTATCGGAATTATCTGGTTTTTGGTCCAGGCCATGAACGGAAGAAGAGGCCGCTAGGAGGCCCGAAGCGGGAAATAAACAATCTCTGCGGCCAGCTCACCCCCTTGACGCTATCCACCATTCCGTCCTCCCTGGCGGTATTTCTCCGGTGCCTTCGCTCCTGTGGTATAATTGGCCTATCGGCCTGGCAAATGGTCTCGTGGAACAATATTCGACACTGACGATACCTTACATGAGAGGTGTTTAACATAAGGCAGTCAACCGGTCGGGGCCTGACGACTTCGGGCAGGAAAACTCCCCATCCCCCTACCCCTTTGGAAAAGGGGCAGGGGGGACTTAGAAGCTACATTTCGGTTGATGTAAATCACCGGCTCGGGTTTTTGCCGGGACACAGCAAAGTAACTGATTCGACGGTGGCGGGTAGGTTGATTAGAGAAAGAGAAAAGCAGGCTATTAGGCGGCAGGCTTTTAGGTAAAACAAAAACTTGCATGGCTATTACCTAAAAGCTTAAACCGCTAAACACCTACAGCCTGTATTTTTGAGGATAAGAAAGAATGCTTGGATT
Above is a genomic segment from Atribacteraceae bacterium containing:
- a CDS encoding dihydrolipoamide acetyltransferase family protein, with product MAKSVIMPKLGLTMEEGVINRWLVKEGDQVEKGDVLFEVETDKVNMEVESPASGVLLKIIHREGETIPITQTVAYIGKKGEALPERVSDGGISPPEPGKAVEQISKTAASGADRALSLTGEVTTATSGSSRMKVSPLARKLAQQYEIDLSKISGTGPGGRIVKDDVERAQEARREVPGLTVPSRVEGVQPETVVARNQEAVPLSRMRRTIANRMLESTQNKPHFFVRQEIYAEELVHLRDRLLPVIEKHNGQRVSYTDIIIKMAARALLEFPMVNAYFTGDAIQMNSSVHIGLAVALDQGLIVPVIRDADKKGLADITAAVRDLSARARDGKLLPEEISGGTFTVSNLGMYGVDDFSAVINPPESAILACGAIRKKPYFDGATIVPAHLFTLTLSADHRIVDGAVAAHFMQFLKTLLEEPLTLLV
- a CDS encoding hexose kinase encodes the protein MIHVLCLNPALDHLLIINELYLDAVNRAAWSISTPGGKGINVARAIKTVGGEPLLHLFLGGMIGRKIGRALNKEIISFRAWPVEGETRITTVLHERLQKRHTVINVPGPPVRLSVIDRFYRFLDEIMMEGDYLVLSGSLSPGMRRDLYGCLMEMSTQKKVLSILDSSGDAFKWAFHFAPFMIKPNVEEAQEALGFPIRSLPDKVRAVREFRQKGVALVVLSDGPRGLVVGWESGVFFVSWPEEVKGGEYYIGSGDSMVGALVERLSRGLSVCEAVRFAAACGLANTFSPGAGFFDMNLADRLYRGITMTPVTGCERSVPDGSNH
- a CDS encoding PfkB family carbohydrate kinase is translated as MDNKAISLGELLIDFVSTENGVTLKDAPGFEKAPGGAPANVAVSIAKLGIASYFIGKVGKDAFGDFLRETLELYGVNTQFLSTTGKAKTTLAFVSLTEEGERDFVFYRDPGADMLLDQGDIQEDCFSGSGVFHFGSITMTHEPSHSATFKAITLARKYGYLLSYDPNLRPALWKNTGDAREKIRRGLEYCDLVKLNEEETCFIADTHNLDEAIRFIRSRYDPPLLAITMGRDGSMLYYRDQLIRANGFPVKSVDTTGAGDGFVGGLVSSLAPFWNKIRDRQDVPEETLRFAVRYANAVGALTTLKKGAIPALPTRDEVELFIRENTL
- a CDS encoding HD-GYP domain-containing protein, producing MDGLVKKWIFPCFVYGVIALGVLIFGLSVWYLDVSQVSLPLFVTFLLITFISEIMPIHLPYGTAISVSFAVVYAAILLVSPLFAALVAFGGMTLGTITGGLKKALFNGSQFALSAFASGLVFQYLRGYQFHWDTFVFYGAVFSSIIIFFLCNVLLIIAVVSMSSGTAVRTLWRQNINGIIIQYFAMFPFSLLLALIYTNIGYWGVVLFFIPLMVARYSFKLYADTKKSQLALLRALTAAIDAKDPYTRGHSARVAELSLAIAEKIRLSNRGREMLEYASLLHDVGKIGINDSILSKSSGLDDEEYLVVKEHPVIGEEIISEVDFLREAARFVRAHHERCDGSGYPDRKRGSEIPLEARILAVTDVFDALTSDRPYRKAYPVEEALRIMNNDERSFYDAEVLEALYVVLEDVRNHQ
- a CDS encoding DUF5317 family protein, with the protein product MMLADFIIYGILAGWVTGGKLGYLKQIKMPFFWLIIVGFLVRYVVLALFPADFIWLTLVGMSVVFIATTLSYRLPGMLLIAAGTMCNIAVMAVNQGRMPVSLPLARQLGLGALVERFYAGHFPDYVAMTSATPLAWLGDIVPYYSLLYVQPFVVSIGDYLLGIGIIWFLVQAMNGRRGR
- a CDS encoding NAD(+)/NADH kinase, coding for MDRRSIKLKKIGLIVNPASGKDIRRLVAQGAVFGNREKINYLLRILRGLDGILYSPVAVVYMPDPYGLVEVARDEGRHWLKHLVFHACPMTVFGDEQDTLTFTEYAVREQGVELILVVGGDGTNRLVAKKSGTTPLFPVSAGTNNVFADTIEPTVVGMAAAYYLTGQMKGNGVLQRQKILRIEKDDMLQDAALVDAVLLSTRERGARAVWDVAPIRLVAVTHTDPLKIGLSTLVGRVADVPASEKRGAFVRLGKTGKRVSVPIAPGLLQTVYVGEFGYLDIGERIALDGEMGIIALDGEREVLVRRNERWSIVLDDSGPVKANISEIMKAGELGRLPQSGLVPV
- the xylB gene encoding xylulokinase — encoded protein: MRTFLGIDVGTTGCKALVVDESGELLAAASSEYPLYTPRPNWAEQNPGDWWQGTLSALRAALSQQGIEPAGVQGIGLTGQMHGSVFLDERGAVLRPAILWCDQRTAMECREITEIIGHERIMEINCNPVLAGFQAPKILWVKNNEPEIFQKIARVLLPKDYIRYCLTGDFATDVSDASGTSLFDVPGRRWSTEMIEGLGFQANWFPACFESPEITGVVRRDLALTLGLPPDIPVVAGGGDNAAGAIGTGIVSAGLVSASLGTSGVVFAFSDEVKVDLKGRVHTFCHAVPGKWHVMGVMLSAGGSFRWFRDVLGMEEKNLSTLLAKDGYEILTSEAALAPVGSEGLIFLPYLTGERTPHADPYARGVFFGLSLKHRKNELVRSVLEGVTFGMRDSFEIIREMGIPVEEVRAIGGGAKSSFWRQLQADIYQVPLQTVKVDEGPAFGAALLAAVGTGAFSSVEEACRQAVSTIDQILPDQTKTRIYEDIYRIYRDLYPALKGFYRRVSDLESW
- the raiA gene encoding ribosome-associated translation inhibitor RaiA, producing the protein MEVIIRGENIDVQDKMRDYVTGKLTKLERFFHRLIDTTVTFRLERGRVKAEAMTTASGIVIRGEGIGPDWRSAFDMVVDKLERQIKKYKGKLEGRGALRAGEVFALGTEKSLLSSPSEEDTRVGEVVRTKKFVLRPISMEDAVLQMEMLGHSFFIYKDMDQDKVQVLYKRSDGDYGLIDPVY